One Paracoccaceae bacterium genomic region harbors:
- a CDS encoding carbohydrate ABC transporter permease, with protein MTNRAHRLSLPLTILSTGFIVLWLFLAAFPFVWTVWGSFKVEADFFSYSDWMNAITGPRTVAQTGSAFTGDGYHGSWIEQGFWKSVVNTTIVTVSVVVISLTLGTLGGYALARSGFRYAFWILLLALVFRAMPHVTLVSGYLLPFFQLNIWGYLPTTIIVLVAINQPFTLWMLHSFFLSIPKDLDESAMVDGCTRFQAFRLVVIPVMWPGVVTTGLFSFLLAYNDFTVTSMLLSQDNQTMVPKIASFLGSTQAEGKVMYAVAAVVSAIAPLFVLVLFFQRQIVSGLTAGAVKG; from the coding sequence GTGACAAACCGCGCACATCGCCTGTCGCTGCCACTGACGATCCTGTCCACGGGGTTCATCGTCCTCTGGCTGTTCCTGGCCGCCTTCCCCTTCGTCTGGACCGTCTGGGGATCGTTCAAGGTCGAGGCCGATTTCTTTTCCTACAGCGACTGGATGAACGCGATCACGGGGCCCAGGACCGTGGCCCAGACCGGCAGCGCCTTTACCGGGGACGGCTATCACGGGTCGTGGATCGAGCAGGGGTTCTGGAAGTCGGTCGTCAACACCACCATCGTCACCGTGTCGGTCGTGGTGATCTCGCTCACGCTGGGAACGCTCGGAGGCTACGCGCTCGCACGGTCGGGGTTCCGCTATGCGTTCTGGATTCTGCTTCTGGCCCTGGTGTTCCGGGCGATGCCGCATGTCACGCTGGTGTCCGGCTACCTGCTGCCGTTCTTCCAACTGAACATCTGGGGCTACCTGCCGACCACGATCATCGTGCTGGTGGCGATCAACCAACCCTTCACGCTGTGGATGCTGCACAGTTTCTTTCTGTCGATCCCGAAGGATCTCGACGAAAGCGCGATGGTCGACGGCTGCACACGGTTTCAGGCGTTCCGCCTGGTGGTCATTCCGGTGATGTGGCCGGGGGTGGTGACGACGGGGCTTTTCAGTTTTCTGCTGGCCTACAACGACTTCACTGTGACCTCGATGCTGCTGAGCCAGGACAACCAGACGATGGTGCCGAAGATCGCATCCTTCCTCGGGTCGACGCAGGCCGAGGGCAAGGTGATGTACGCCGTTGCCGCCGTGGTTTCCGCGATCGCACCGCTGTTCGTGCTGGTGCTGTTCTTTCAACGCCAGATCGTCAGCGGCCTGACCGCCGGCGCGGTCAAGGGATAA
- a CDS encoding sugar ABC transporter permease, which yields MPHRTFIAFILPSLVAMFVFIALPIFSVAYQSLFVSHPRVIIEVENCGPFGCSMESRVDTAAMAELQRERPMGVFNGLGTYTNSGHLALDDLAAIWRDSPDWGTAAKAIFNLPFYKALAFTLAFTFIVTPLVIVFGFLIALAVNAIPSLIKGPVIFLSLLPMIVTPLIGSLVLFWMIDARGVIGATLQLIFDDPQLSLKASPTLTWVVLFVYGVWHSAPFSFIVFYAGLQTVPKDTVESAMIDGASRWQRIRFVVIPHLMPLVTFVALMQLMDNFRVFEPIVGFSAAANATSLSYLIYNDLRAGDAPLFGSAAATSMLTILGVVILLTPVLIRNWREFNRKT from the coding sequence ATGCCGCACCGAACATTCATTGCCTTCATCCTGCCGTCGCTGGTTGCGATGTTCGTGTTCATCGCGCTGCCGATCTTCTCTGTCGCCTATCAGTCGCTGTTCGTCAGCCATCCGCGCGTGATCATCGAGGTCGAGAACTGCGGCCCGTTCGGCTGCAGCATGGAAAGCCGCGTCGACACCGCCGCCATGGCCGAGTTGCAGCGCGAAAGGCCGATGGGCGTGTTCAACGGCCTGGGGACATATACAAACTCCGGGCATCTGGCCCTTGACGACCTTGCGGCCATCTGGCGCGACAGCCCCGACTGGGGCACTGCGGCCAAGGCCATCTTCAACCTGCCGTTCTACAAGGCACTGGCCTTCACGCTGGCATTCACCTTCATCGTCACACCTCTGGTCATCGTCTTTGGCTTCCTGATTGCGCTCGCGGTCAACGCCATTCCGTCCCTGATCAAGGGACCGGTTATCTTCCTGTCGCTGCTGCCGATGATCGTGACGCCGCTGATTGGATCGCTGGTGCTGTTCTGGATGATCGACGCGCGGGGCGTGATCGGGGCGACGCTGCAGCTGATCTTTGACGACCCGCAACTGTCGCTGAAGGCATCGCCTACACTGACCTGGGTGGTCCTGTTCGTCTATGGTGTCTGGCACTCGGCCCCGTTCAGCTTCATCGTGTTCTACGCCGGGCTTCAGACCGTACCGAAGGACACGGTGGAGTCGGCCATGATCGACGGAGCAAGCAGGTGGCAACGGATCCGGTTCGTGGTGATCCCGCACCTGATGCCCTTGGTCACCTTCGTGGCGCTGATGCAGTTGATGGACAATTTCCGGGTGTTCGAACCGATCGTCGGTTTCAGCGCCGCCGCCAATGCGACCTCGCTCAGCTATCTGATCTACAACGATCTGCGCGCCGGGGATGCGCCGCTGTTCGGATCGGCCGCCGCGACGTCAATGCTGACGATCCTGGGCGTGGTGATCCTGCTGACACCGGTCCTGATCCGCAACTGGCGCGAGTTCAACCGCAAGACCTGA
- the ugpC gene encoding sn-glycerol-3-phosphate ABC transporter ATP-binding protein UgpC: MAELRLRNVSKRWGSYVAVDNFNLDIADQEFLVLLGPSGCGKTTTMRMIAGLEDVTEGEIWLGDRIVNKLEPKDRDISMVFQSYGLYPNLSVYENIRFPLRVRNVPKDQHHDRVMTAARMVELTDFLDRRPAELSGGQRQRVALGRAIVRKPTVFLMDEPLSNLDAKLRVSTRAQIKNLQHTLKTTTVYVTHDQIEAMTLADRVVVMNKGVIQQVGTPTDIYDRPANTFVAGFIGSPAMNLVAGSMSGGVFEAPNIRIAGLASGRSGPVTLGFRAEDATIVPSGGDIAAPVYSLELLGEASMITWRIGGALVSVKTAKEFRAEIDQTVEARIAPTLCHLFDATTGKRIETEA, from the coding sequence ATGGCGGAACTGCGCCTGAGGAACGTGTCGAAACGCTGGGGCAGCTATGTCGCGGTGGACAACTTCAACCTCGACATCGCGGATCAGGAATTCCTGGTGCTGCTTGGCCCATCGGGCTGCGGCAAGACCACCACGATGCGGATGATCGCGGGGCTGGAGGATGTGACCGAAGGCGAGATCTGGCTGGGCGACCGCATCGTGAACAAGCTGGAACCGAAGGACCGCGACATCTCGATGGTATTCCAGAGCTACGGGCTGTACCCGAACCTTTCCGTCTACGAGAACATCCGCTTCCCGCTGCGGGTGCGCAATGTGCCCAAGGATCAGCACCATGACCGCGTAATGACGGCGGCGAGGATGGTCGAACTGACCGATTTCCTGGATCGTCGCCCCGCCGAACTGTCCGGCGGGCAGCGTCAGCGCGTGGCGCTTGGCAGGGCCATCGTGCGCAAGCCCACGGTGTTCCTGATGGATGAACCGCTGTCGAACCTTGACGCCAAGCTTCGCGTGTCGACGCGCGCGCAGATCAAGAACCTTCAGCACACGCTGAAGACAACCACGGTCTATGTCACGCATGACCAGATCGAGGCGATGACGCTGGCCGACCGGGTTGTGGTGATGAACAAGGGCGTGATCCAACAGGTCGGCACGCCCACAGATATCTATGACCGGCCGGCAAACACCTTCGTCGCGGGCTTCATCGGCAGCCCGGCCATGAACCTGGTGGCCGGCAGCATGTCAGGTGGGGTATTCGAAGCGCCGAACATCCGCATTGCCGGGCTGGCCAGCGGACGATCCGGCCCTGTGACACTGGGATTTCGCGCCGAGGATGCGACCATCGTGCCCTCGGGCGGCGACATCGCGGCGCCGGTCTATTCGCTCGAACTGCTGGGCGAAGCGTCAATGATCACCTGGCGGATCGGCGGTGCGCTCGTCTCGGTCAAGACAGCCAAGGAGTTTCGTGCCGAGATCGATCAGACGGTCGAGGCGCGCATCGCCCCCACGCTGTGCCACCTGTTCGACGCGACGACCGGCAAGCGGATCGAGACAGAGGCCTGA
- the hisD gene encoding histidinol dehydrogenase, producing MTITHLKRGKPEADRAEDDARVRATVESVLADISARGDAAVRDLSARFDAYAPASFRLTPSEIEAAIQKVPARDMEDIRFAQAQIRRFAQAQRDSMTDIEVETLPGVILGHRNIPVQSVGCYVPGGKFPMVASAHMSVLTAQVAGVPRIVASAPPVKGAPHPAIVAAMHLGGAHEIYVLGGMQAVGAMALGTQTMRPVDMLVGPGNAYVAEAKRQLFGKVGIDLFAGPTETMVIADDTVDAELCATDLLGQAEHGYNSPAVLLTTSRRLAEATLAEIDRLLSILPTADTAAVSWRDYGEVIHCDTHDEMLAVANDIASEHVQVMTDRDDWYLANMHSYGALFLGPRTNVANGDKVIGTNHTLPTRRAGRYTGGLWVGKFLKTHSYQKITTDSAAAMIGEYGSRLCMLEGFVGHAEQCNIRVRRFGGRNVAYGTAAE from the coding sequence ATGACGATCACCCATCTCAAACGCGGCAAGCCCGAAGCGGACCGTGCAGAAGATGACGCACGCGTGCGCGCGACCGTCGAGAGCGTGCTGGCCGACATCTCGGCACGCGGCGACGCGGCCGTGCGCGACCTGTCGGCGCGCTTTGACGCCTATGCCCCCGCGTCGTTTCGCCTGACCCCGTCCGAGATCGAGGCGGCGATCCAGAAGGTTCCGGCCCGCGACATGGAGGACATCCGCTTCGCCCAGGCCCAGATCCGCCGATTCGCCCAGGCGCAACGCGACAGCATGACCGATATCGAGGTGGAAACCCTGCCCGGTGTGATCCTTGGCCACCGCAACATCCCGGTGCAGTCGGTCGGTTGCTATGTGCCGGGCGGCAAATTCCCGATGGTGGCCAGCGCGCATATGTCGGTGCTGACGGCGCAGGTCGCCGGCGTGCCGCGCATCGTGGCATCGGCGCCGCCGGTCAAGGGCGCACCCCACCCCGCGATCGTGGCCGCCATGCATCTGGGTGGAGCGCATGAAATCTATGTGCTGGGGGGTATGCAGGCCGTGGGTGCCATGGCGCTTGGCACCCAGACCATGCGGCCCGTCGACATGCTGGTGGGCCCCGGGAATGCCTATGTGGCCGAAGCGAAGCGCCAGCTTTTCGGCAAGGTCGGCATTGATCTGTTTGCCGGCCCGACCGAGACCATGGTGATCGCGGATGACACGGTGGACGCCGAGTTGTGCGCAACCGACCTGCTGGGACAGGCCGAACACGGCTATAACTCGCCTGCCGTGCTGCTGACCACGTCTCGCAGACTGGCAGAGGCCACGCTGGCCGAGATCGACCGGCTGCTGTCGATCCTGCCGACCGCCGACACCGCCGCCGTGTCCTGGCGCGATTACGGTGAGGTGATTCATTGCGACACCCATGACGAGATGCTGGCCGTCGCCAATGACATCGCCAGCGAGCATGTCCAGGTGATGACCGATCGCGACGACTGGTATCTCGCCAACATGCACAGCTATGGCGCGCTGTTCCTCGGACCGCGCACCAACGTGGCGAACGGTGACAAGGTGATCGGCACCAACCACACCCTGCCGACGCGCCGGGCAGGGCGCTATACCGGCGGTCTGTGGGTTGGCAAGTTCCTGAAGACGCACAGCTATCAGAAGATCACCACCGACAGCGCGGCGGCAATGATCGGCGAATACGGATCGCGCCTCTGCATGCTGGAAGGTTTTGTCGGCCATGCCGAGCAGTGCAACATCCGCGTTCGCCGCTTTGGCGGGCGCAATGTGGCCTACGGCACAGCGGCGGAATAG